A single Lolium perenne isolate Kyuss_39 chromosome 6, Kyuss_2.0, whole genome shotgun sequence DNA region contains:
- the LOC127334590 gene encoding transcription factor E2FA yields the protein MSGGGRPPAAQKILQSLRPPPAFSAPSRPPFASPDDYHRFHGPATPAATGSGSGGIGAGGVGADIEEGLVIRTPLKRKATCEENKAAESSDCMIVTPGVTGNPLLTPVSGKTVKTSKSKAKNNKAVPQAPIPNAGSPLNPSTPAGTCRYDSSLGLLTKKFINLLKTAEGGVLDLNNAAETLEVQKRRIYDITNVLEGIGLIEKTLKNRIRWKGLNDSGVELDNGLLALQTEVENLSLQEQALDERISDMRGKLRGLTEDENSQRWLYVTEDDIKGLPCFQNETLIAIKAPHGTTLEVPDPDEAGDYLQRRYRIVLRSTMGPIDVYLVSQFDEGFEDLAGGATPPMHTNVQNHRSCEDSRTTNAAQSSKSMYVEQNVQYSQNTPQDPSCSNDFGGMTRIIPSDVNTDADYWLLTEGDVSITDIWKTAPDVQWDTDVFLPEDVSTPRAQNQHPLTVGEPRLQVPSMDQP from the exons aTGTCGGGGGGCGGCAGGCCGCCGGCTGCGCAGAAGATCCTGCAGTCGCTGCGCCCGCCCCCGGCCTTCTCCGCGCCCTCCAGGCCGCCCTTCGCATCCCCCGACGACTACCACCGCTTCCACGGCCCAGCCACCCCTGCTGccaccggctccggctccggtggcATCGGCGCCGGCGGTGTTGGTGCTGATATCGAGGAGGGGCTTGTCATCCGGACGCCG TTAAAAAGAAAAGCCACATGTGAAGAAAATAAGGCTGCCGAGTCGAGTGATTGTATGATTGTCACTCCTGGAGTCACTGGCAATCCGCTGCTCACGCCGGTCTCTGGAAAAACTGTTAAGACTTCTAAATCAAAGGCTAAGAACAACAAAGCTGTGCCGCAGGCACCTATACCAAATGCTG GCTCACCACTCAATCCATCAACTCCTGCTGGTACTTGCCGCTATGACAGTTCATTAG GCCTTCTGACAAAAAAGTTTATCAACTTGCTTAAGACTGCTGAGGGTGGTGTTCTAGATTTGAATAATGCTGCAGAAACACTAGAG GTTCAAAAACGGCGCATATATGACATAACTAATGTCCTTGAAGGAATTGGTCTTATCGAAAAGACGCTTAAAAACAGAATTCGTTGGAA GGGCTTGAATGATTCAGGGGTAGAACTAGATAATGGCCTTTTAGCTTTGCAG ACAGAAGTTGAAAATCTTAGTCTACAGGAGCAAGCCTTAGATGAGCGTATAAG TGATATGCGCGGAAAACTAAGGGGGTTAACGGAAGATGAGAACAGTCAAAG ATGGCTCTATGTGACAGAAGATGATATTAAGGGATTGCCCTGCTTTCAG AATGAAACTCTAATTGCAATAAAAGCTCCTCATGGTACTACACTCGAAGTACCTGATCCTGACGAG GCTGGTGATTATCTCCAGAGGAGATATAGAATTGTATTAAGAAGTACAATGGGTCCAATAGATGTTTACTTAGTTAG TCAATTTGATGAGGGGTTTGAGGATTTGGCTGGTGGTGCAACACCTCCAATGCATACAAATGTGCAAAACCATAGATCTTGCGAAGACTCGCGTACAACAAATGCTGCACAAAGCAGCAAATCAATGTATGTGGAACAGAATGTTCAGTACAGCCAGAATACTCCACAAGATCCTAGTTGTTCAAATGATTTTGGAGGGATGACAAGGATAATCCCTTCAGATGTTAAT ACtgatgctgactactggctccTAACAGAAGGAGACGTTAGCATTACCGACATTTGGAAAACAGCAC CGGATGTGCAGTGGGACACAGATGTTTTCTTACCTGAAGATGTTAGCACCCCACGTGCGCAAAATCAGCATCCACTCACAGTGGGTGAGCCACGGTTGCAGGTTCCAAGCATGGATCAACCGTAG